The genomic DNA cagccgttctcgagttttagcgagacaaaggaacagcaattgatttttatatatatagatgtaACAAGGTGTTGGTTATGGTCAATGCCACCGATTTCCATTGAAGATGTCCATTGAAGATATTACAAGACATATGCGTCTTACGTCTACGTTGCGTCGCGACATTACATAATGATACACatagttaatatattttagttaactatgtatttaactaaataaataactgttataTGTGTGCGTTAATTTATACTAAAGGTGTGTACGATACCTCTTAAAATGAGTTTAGAAATAgcaaatagtattattttaactttataaatgATAGATTAGTCTATGAGTTCTAACTGTGCTACTGACTTTTCTATTTCCACGTAAAACCCCTTTATTCCTTGCGTAAaggtttacaaaataaatgtacttaataaaaaaaaaataaaaaaaataagcgaTTGTtccttaaacaaaattatttacgaTTAAAAAAGTTAACAGAATTATCATAATGGTGAATTGAATTACTGATTGATTTAGTTagttacatttataacattttatagaaGAGATAAAGATACTATTTCCACGTATCATGTATTATAGAAgtataaagaaaaagtaaataaatctatacttatCTACACCACTAAATACGCCATTAATGAATCGTTTAAACCAAACATATAACACTCATTCAAGATTCAATACGCGTAAAGTTCACAATTAAGCGTTTACGGTTGAATTTTCCACCGTTTTCCACGCGAAATTCAGCCTTAACAAATATTATCTTTGTGATATAAATCGGAAGATTTACGAGgcctattttatttgtaattaattaatatatcagTGTCAATTGGCGTTAAATATCACTTTTGTATGAGGATTTTCTGAACCGTCATACTATTGTGTTTAATACTTCGATCCCGAATGTAAACTTGCATATAGTTACCTATTTATTcatggttgtacattgtataaaatattatgtttaaggtGGTTTTTCATTAGAGATGCGCtacgtagctatgctgcgaagatgtaatagctaagctatgatactatgtgaccgtttccactgatactaagctatgtagctgtgtgagtaagatgtgctatgaagatgtgccgtaAAAGAGCTACACGTGGAAGAtacgcaactcgagtatgcgtatatgtatgtatcgaaagtagggaagccatccatagcacacatccatataTAGCTTGCATCTACAGGACgctctttccatataaaaaaaaacatagcttaactgagtccctttccaccagtgttaagctatgtgttcCAATGAATGATTGGTGGAAATCAAACGcaatccacagcaacgtagcatagcacatctctggtggaaaaccagcCGTATAATGTTAATTGTTTTGGAGTTTTTCGCAACAGATGTTCCCTTGTTTTGGACTTGGGAAAGGCAGATCATTTATTTTCTAGTTCCTTAATTTTGTCAACGTCTTAAAATCCTTTTGACTGAATTTCTGTTTGTGCTTGAAGTCTCaatgtttaaacacaaataatttaaaaacaaaatacctttTTGAATATATGTATGggaaaaccaaacaaaatattgtattttattgtagtatAAATGCGTccattacttatattaaaaaaatgtcaatGTTCAACAGTTTTAGCAATGTTTACTTAAccataaattaaataggttacTAAAAACCTgtattacctaaaataaaataaaaatagtgataACTAATATAGAAAAAAGTAGCCATTACAACACCCTGTTCATATTTTTAGATAATGTTAGGCAAATATGTACCTAGTTTTGTGTGTAATAGGTACAAATTTTCTGCAATTTCTGTTATTTCTAGTTTCATTCCATATGGTAGAAAATTTCAGTACCAAACCAGCAGTATGTGAAATATCTATATTACTTCTAGTTACAAAACGACTTTGAATTTCGAACTAGAAATTCGGTCGAACTGAAGAACCCTCTTGCCTGGCAAATGCACTTTGAAACAAGATactatacatttaattaatgttttcctCTTAggtataatagggatgatgatggggtatgaaaattaaaaatctaattagtctgtcaggtaacgaaaaaatattaaacacgtatatttatatattttgtcatttaagataacaatacttacaacCACACcggccaccttgcggatatcgtcactccacctagctggagggcgccctacactacgcctGCTCTCCTGGTCTCCACTCTAGACTGGTACTGGTACATAAAAACGAATTGAAGTTTAGgattgggagcaaatacgtcatttctacgtgtgaaatgtacctagaagtgacgtgacgcgatatttcaaatcgatctATCTTCGCGGGTATctatttctgtaagaaaattaaaaatacgtgtgtaatattttaaaataatgtacaagaaactcataaaaattaaaattattgcatTAATGTGTGCTCAAAACCggatttttcttcttttatctTAAGGTAAGCTTACctacttattgtttttaaaacagtGATTGGTTAATTAGCTCAAAGTAAAACGGTCAGGCGATCACGCCATTCGATTCTTTGATAACGATTGGTTTAAAAGTTCAAAgagtttataaattaaaatagataacaTATGACATAGCGGTCAAATATTGAACGATTAAACAGACAGATTAAGGTGTTAAAATAGttatgaattaaatattaaagttgttCGGTTATCCATTTAAAATTGATTGAGTGCCGAGTCTTTTTTGGCCAACTAGCAGTCCCGAGTGGTTTCACCTTATACGTATCTTCTGTTGTTAAATATCGTAACATGATATTAAAGctctttttatttaagaaataaacaaatataattaataataggtataacacatcaaaataatgtattaaacaaATTCATTGACATTTCACAAATTAAAGTGTCGGTatagcgcatgtaatgcccaagtgttgcaagcttTTATAGGCCACGGTGGTTACTTGCCGGGTCGTGTGcattcttgccaccgtcgtggtaaaaaaagaaatatatcaaACAAACATCTAAAGTTTTCTTTTACTTGAATGAGTGTTTTAATTTACTCATTTTGCTCTAACTACACGTATAAACTAtgaaacgtttttatttactagttaattataattgtcTAAACATAGTGATATATCCTCAAgatgaataataataactaatatttaatgGTATTGAAGACCACTCAATATTTTCGCAGAAAAATTCATTCAAATAACCTACGTCATAGGTAtcacttaattaataaattgtcacATAAGTATTCTAGGCTGCCctcttaattaaacatttaaacttTTCTGACGTAGTCCCCATTCTATTAATGCTAATTATAACTGGCTAGATGGTAGATGGAGTGATGGTGACGAATCTAATGAAACTATATTTAAACGTCCGGTGATTTCCAGTCTCTGTTGCAGTCTATTAGATATAATTGCAACTGTTAGCACTAATAGATATCTAAAtgtaacaagtaatacataaaatgttaatagaTCAAACCAATgagacataaaaatatgttattacgTTACACAGTTTTAATgcatggtcatcaagattaagagtgtgtactaaatatcagatcgatcggacaTCAGGAAGTATGTTAAATGTcagttactaaaatatttgaacCAAAAAACAAACAGGTCGAGGTAAAAAACTGCTTATTAAAAATCTCAGTCACACAatgtaatatcaaaataaaatcatactcATCACGGGGGCGAAGGGGCCGAGAGTGGACTAAACGCTCATCACCAGTCGAAAAACGTCCAATGTTGTATAAAAACTAGGACAAGTTAAGTTTCATGAGGGTTATAATTAGGTTATTGACAATTTTGAGAATGGTACTGTTTGTCTCGAACATGCTAATTTTGCATTTCAAAGTGTAGCTCAGAAAAATCTATGAAATAACCATCCACCACTGCGACCTTGAAGCAAAGTGCATTTACTCAGCTGAGTAACCCAAAATGAGTCTTGGTTTGGCCTTTCCCGATAGGAAATGTCAATAATATTTAgttctaaatattttgattCAAAATTTTATCTTTAGAGAATGTATCTTCTTCCTGCACCATTCTTAGCCTTCCACAATTAATCACACTCAGAATCTATCtaattacctacttacctagTATCTATAAGACAAACATTAATGTAAACATCTTTTATACGCCTAACCTACTGTAGactaaaactatatatttacttttgttaTCAATGTCATTATCACTCCACTAGATATAAAGTTTCGTGTAATAAACGTTGGCATTAATGTCATTTCTCAGTGTAACAACGATCTAAGATAGATAAAATGGCCAATTTTCATTATTACCCAAGTACCTAAATCGACATCGTTCTCAGGCAATTCAGACTTCTGAATAAGTTTTCATCTAAACATTAATGTTCAGAAACATCAtaagaaatgtttattgtaagcattcttcataatataaataacaccGAAACGCTCAATGTCTTGTTAGCAAAATTGCTTTTTCAATACAATTAGAACATTACCCAGGTTTTCCATtacgaatttcaactttaattttgcttctaaaatggtattaatttttaatttctttgaaacAACTTTTAGCTACGTTGTGCTGGGATTAATTCAGCCAAAGGGACTGCAATTTACCTCGAatgtcttttttatgtttttctatgCTTGAAACTAATGTGATCCATTCAACAGCGGTGTAAGTGCACCGCATTCTAAATTAAAACTGCAGAATTTTCTAGACTAATGACCAGTAAACTTATCTTACTGTCGCCCCGTGCAATACTGGTTCTAATCTCGATGTAAAATTATAAGGAGCTTTATTGGTACCTACCGTTAAATATTTCTACAGTGAAGTCATCCGTGGCTTTAAAAGGAGTCCTtgtttttacaaatatgtacCTCATCGTGTCTGATTTATCCTTATGACAATAATGTATTTTCTTCAACCTGGAATTAGTCATaacatttgtaaaatatactCGTTATTATTTTCAATGCAATAAGTGCGATAACCGTTTGGATCAAGTAAATGTAAGGTAAAGGACCTACCTAAATTAACGATGATTAAGTGCTATTAGGTGTTGAGAAAGTTCTAGAAGCTAGCAAAGTGCACGACGTTGATACTAAAATGGGAAACATAAGATCGTATCCGTCTCTCGTCAACTTTATGAAAATGTAACGCGTGTAACAGCTACCGTTTCACAATATCACACAGGTAGTGAGATAACAGAACTCATACGTTCATGTGAAATACCTACTCGCAACAATGCTATCTGAGTAAGcgaaataaaaacacaacaagCGCTGACTACTTCATAATATGAGGTTAATGATGAATCAAAACAAATAGAGCGACTACGTCATCATGTCAAGGCAACAATGACTTCCTATGGCATCGGAGCAATTCAATCAGGCTGCTGTGTTATACTATACTTCTTAAATTGCTCAACGATTATACTTCGATTGAGTGAGAGCGTATGGTATAATGTGTACACGGCACGCACACATGCAAAAACATCGTACGATATGAGCCAGCCAATGACAGAGAGCGGCGTGGTGGGCTCGGCTCCCCACTACACTATTAGAATGCATAGTGCTAAGAACGGCACTGTTAAAAATAACTACCTGTTTGACTGGATACACACGATGTCAAATGACGTTCGAGGCCATTGCCAATTTGTAAAAGGGATCTTATCCCAATTTTTTGCCCCCAAACCAATAAACCAGTAACCACTTGACACGAGAAACCATCCAAATCAACTGCAACAAAAACAGTAACAGCATTGTTACTGACATTATCTATTGAACGAGTCATGGAAATGACCTAGAGTAAGGGACAATGCACGCAAAGTATGCCTAAGTTCTTTAAAATTTTCCGATCCAATCACATATGAGTAAACAGCTGATTGCGTGGACGCCACGTGAAACACGATCGGGCGTGGGTGACGCGGGCATGCGCACAAATAGTACTAGATAACAATACTTTCTAACGCAACAGGACAGATGAATAGGGTAAACATGTCAGCAatgaaaaatgtaacaaactagtaaacaacacaaaaaatcGTATGAAGCTAACACACTATTCATTTCTATAGAGAACTGGCCAAAAATATATGCAGTAAGGTCTGCCAAAATGTGCCTTCGCTATATTTAGCTCCTTCCGCCTTATCGAAACTAATTCATTGTTTCTGGTAATATGAATTGCAAATAAAATTCAAGAaccaaaaatatgtattgaacAGACAATCAGAAATAGAAATAcagtcgattttgacgttttataCAAAATCATGGAAGCAACGTTCGACGAAGATAGATGAGATTTTGAAGACGATTTGGCCATTCGTTTTAGTATTCAGAAGCCGTCTCTCACTGTGTAATAGAACCATCGTTCATCACTGGTTTCCAATAGGTGGGCTATCATTTATCAGTAGTTCGACAAAGTAATACTGAACAGCTGTTCAAGAATAGAatggttaaattaaatttcaatttatcTTCTAAAAGTGAATGTTGGAGATAGTTTctgcacaaataattcaatttggGTATATTTTACTGACTAAATTAATGTAGACTATACTATTTCGTTAACGGAGTTGCAAGCAATGTAAACCACAAAATTTTAGATTTGGTTCTTGGTCGACTCAAGTTTATTTAGATTTCGCATTTCCCGAATGTGATATGGTTTCGCTTCCATAGTGGAAGCAACTCTGATAAGTTTAtaacaaaacgaaataaaaatgtatgctTTCATTAATTTGTATCACAAATGTAAACCGAAATTAAGTTATTCATTGGTTTATTAAGCCAATTAATTATGTTGTGTACATGTATGGATGTCAGAAGTGCAAAGTCGGACGTCAGAGCAGTAGTTTGTTAAACTATGTAAATTCATTAAATGTTTACTCATTTTACATGATAAGGTCATATTATAATGCGTAATTTATATTCTTGGTTCCCTGAAAACAAATGGGAGTTACGCTTAAGATTTACTTGCgacctaattttattatattcttgaTACATAGTTAATGTTAATATGTATTGTCTTCCATATGAGAAAACAAACACAGGGGCATGCCGATTGCCTTTATTTTAACATAGTTATTTACTCCAACAAACACATTAATCAATGAATGCAATTCCGTTAAGGGCGCCATCTATCGTCTTCATTCTTAATCGACGCATGCACACATCTTATACAAGCTTGTCAAAACCAAAGAATTCCACAaggaacaataataatatgaatatttcctcgtaaaaatagaatttacttAATTACGAGTAACCAACCAATTACGTAATTCTTTGTTAAGTTCTCAGTAGGTACTGTAATTGTGCGTTGGGTCCCTTAAAAGATATCTACTCGACCCTATTAGGAATCCCGTAGTAGACACCGAATTATAAGTTTCTAGACTTCAAAGAGACTTTTAGGaaagttaatttaaacttttcatCTTACTAAATAGCTAAATATAAGCAACACTGAAATATTCTTATAGAGATGTTAGTTCACTCGAACTCAGCCGCTTTAAGAGGGTCAGAGAGTCAGAAAGATTAAAACTTGTCCCTAAATTAGAATTtagagaattatttattaaagtaaaagatttttaataaatgatttactCTTCTAACATTCCGTATTTGATACAATAATCCTTTGACAACATTtctatattaatttactttttagaGATATGAAATACCTACCAGATGAACGAGTAATTTATTACTGCTTGACATTTAGCTCCGACACTTGTTCAAACATTGCAATATTTGGTTAGTGATTGgttgaatgtaaaaatattttttctttgccaGCAGGTGCACTCAAAGGCCACTGCAATCGAGAAGAGGATCTGCTCCAAAGGTGTTCCATGGCTCTACCAGTCCTAAGTTCACCAGAAATATCGTTCGCACTCACACGAGAGGAATTGGATAAGAGTTGCGTGTAAGTATTTAAATATGCTACCtttctattaaataatgcaTTCGTgtgtcatattaaattaattgatgatgTTAATTTCGAATTAgcataaattatgtaaacatgaGATTACGGAAGTGCTTCAGTCGACAATGCAAGGTCCCAATAATGCTGATCGagataatattgttattttaatagacaaatCAATGCATTGTGTGCGGAAAAATACAATAGGTCACCTTGACCTGTTCAATTGTATACTCAAAGTAAAGGTAAATTCGAGCATTTTGTTTATTACCTGGGATCCCActacaattttatgttaattaggtacataaataatcaaaatttcAGTTCCTAATAGCAGAAACCATAACAAAAGTCAAAAAGAACCTGACACCTAAAGTCAAAGTTGATGGGAAAAATCTCATGTAACAGCAACCCTTCAATTTCCAATTATCAAACTGCCGGAAGAATGGCCGCTCATCTTTCTCACTCGAGCGATATCATAGCCAAACGATCTCACTCATTTACGCTCAACCGACAACTTTTAGTTAAGTTCCGCTAAAGAGTTAGCTGCGCCAGAGTAACTTAACTTCTAGTGGCGGAATGGCGCGGTCGGCGTGCAGTAGCTCATCTTAATTTAGTACTCTTGTTTGTGGTAAATAGCAATTTGAAACTAGTTGTCGGACTTCACTCAGCGCTTCAGAGCTGAATAGCCAATGAAGCACTTTATTGCGGTCGGGTCGGCAAACATTGAAAATTACGTGATATTAACGTGCCTAATACGGCAGGTACTTCGTGTCTATGTGGCGCTGTTTTTGGTTTTGGCATTGTCCCAGATGTATTCTTGGGCCTACGATACgttgtttattgtattgtatttgtagCAATCAATTATGACATGACATACTAGCTTTTGCTCACAGCTTCACTTGAACAAAAAGTATCTGAATTCAAATTTCTAGCGTCTCATTTATCCCTTCTATGTGCCAAAATTACTTTTAGCTGTAAAGTTAAGCATCcagtattttagttaattaacaaataaattaacgtttttatttaggtataacGTTAATTAGGTTGtgtgctaaaaataaattttaataaacattataatattagagttTCCGTGATTATAATTATCAATGAGTTGTATAATTGTATGGTGTGGTTTATATGGATTTTCCTTAAATTCATGTGACTCACCGACATTGTTATTTGATAAACCTGTGACAtggttttttaattataattttatcagaGCTTAACtattgttaaaatttaatattagtcATATCTGGTCATGATCCTCCTCCTATTGATAAGCTAAGTGTTTAATTTTGCCAAACATAAAAACCTCTCTACAATTTACCTACATTTGAGCCTCAAAAGGTAGCATCAGTTATTTCATACTCCCTATAATAACTTTACTCATGAAACATAAAAcgatttagaaatatttttcctGAGCCCAAGCTAAATTGTAGTTATTcttaaaaagtgttttattttgccAAACATACATAATACCTCTCTACAAAACTGATAATGTATTCCATGGCTTATGGCACGACCAGTTTCTTCATCATGAGAACATTGTCATATGACTCGGAAGACGGATTGATGATAACAACATGTTTTAGCACACACGTGATTCAAATTGGTACTACATACATAGCAtacagataataaaaagtaatgcaTTTGTCTTTGTGTACCGTAATTTTTTTGAACACAACTTGAATTTCAGATGCAATAGTACTTTGATGATGGGATTAATATTTTCGACTTAATTATCagtcttagtacgagtttgctctgattggttggttcattcgcgccgaccaatcagagcgtcgaacgcgctctcgtttcattttcatttaatgtaaagcaaactcgtactaagagtactgtaAAAACTCGGAttctaataatatgtttattttactaggTGACAATAGGTTCATGTTAAATCATGCTGTAGCAACAGTATACATTGCTAATAAGAGTCTTGTTAATACCCTTCTGACTACTAGGATTATTTACCAAGTAATCTAAAAAATCTTGAATAACAGGAATATTGTAGATGgaatataaaatagatttttttctgtcacagtaacgtaatatttttctcgaaaactcgATTCAATCACTTCACAGAGCAAATATTAGATCTGGAGGTAGATATACTGAGTTAGACAGTTTTTactagaaatatttgtttgtaaacgccacAACCGTAGAGATTTCTGGTATAAGGGATTaggagaaagaaaaaaaaggtattatCCATAATACATAAGGCGGGAGAAATTCCCACTAGTCCCACAGGTGGATTATAATGGCCGGCCGTGGATGATAAATGTGTATAGTCATGCCCTTTCCTCTTTTTAAGGGATTAACCTACATAACACAGCTAATACGAATAGGAACAATCTCTGATTGGAAATGATGGGTTGCTTACCGACTTTTGGCAATGCAAGCACGTTGTTTTTGCTGTAAATGTTtgcatttctttttatataataaaaccaaaatatgtgaagcaaaattatcaatttaaatGAGTGGTTATAGTAATCTTGATTTATATGCTTAAGGAAATAGCAGTTATCCGAAATGAGGTTGTTTGTTATGAGGTTCCGCAATCAAGTCattgaattgattttgatttttttttatttcggtcCATACCTACTGTAAAATCCGTAGAAATGTTCTTCGTTCGTTCTTCTgttaaacatttcataaaattacaatatcttTAAGTCACTCAAAACGCTCCCGAGGGGCATTTTAGAGGTTTCCACAAGGCAGCATTCTCGGTCCAAcgtataataaatcatttttgttGCAGTGAACTTCGAATGGGAATAAAATGCATAGACAACTACACAAACGTCTGCATGGAGAAGCATGAACAAGTTGTATTCCGTCGTATCTACGCTGGTATTACAGATGTGGTACAAGAATTGTGTACTAGGGGCCCATACCAGGACGAGTACTTAAAACATGCTGATTGTGTCAAAACCGTCCGTTCAGATTATGAAACGTGCAGCAAGAACTATGAAGTGACGCTGATGACGTTGGGTAGTCATCAACAAGGAGATCAGTATCAGACAGATCAAGCCGGACTTGTGACCAGTCACGAAGATCATCTAAGGACAGTTTGTTGGTGAGTAAAATTTGTATAACAACGTATCTACTTAGTAAagacagattttttatttcaaattttctGTACAAGACTATTCTCATGCACCTGGTGCTTGTTATCCTACCATGTAAAACTAGATAAGGTGATGAATGTTAAatatcaatcaaataaaaataaggcaTTTCTAAGTCGATAgacatagaaataaaatactatcaAAGGTCTATCTACTTGAAAAGGTATCACTAGGAATTCTCACCCATCTTACACCTTCGACCTTAAAATACGAAATATAAATGTACGTACGTTATTTTGAAGATGGACCTTTTTATAGCGAACTATCCGCCATAAAAATCCCATTCACGTAATTACTAGAAACGTTTGGCAGTGGAATTGGCGTTCGTAGTGTGATGTCGTTCCCAAAACTGCCCAATGTTATCTTTGTTGATGCTTTGTTACGTGGATGATGGTACGAATTTGGAATTTAAGGAATTTTCTTTAgggtcttttgtttttttttgtcaatgcACTTCGTTGGTCTTGTGGTCGTAACAGCGGCAGTGATAGTCGAAACAAACACTTTAAGTATATCAGAGTTGGAATTTTCGatgttcaataataaatagcacGGAGTCGGAGGCAAGATTGGCTTTTATGTTACACAGGATTAAAACACAAGTTTCGAAAAGTGGgtgttgaattattatttctccAAAGAGAGACATAAGTGGAGATTTATTTACACCTTTTGGTaattaaaaggtgtgatgttgaCATAAAGTTTTCAGCAGAATATCAGAATTCAACAGAAATTCGTTCTGCTTGTTATTTACCTTTAGGCCAAAATGTGAGAAATTTCAcccaataattaatattttcatttatttttgtcgtTCTGGTTGAATTCTGCAAACTTATAAAAGCGAACCTCATTCATTGAATGAGTGCTGGAATATGCAAAACGAAATAAACTGATTTCGGGTGCGCGCTGCTCATATTGCATCAG from Spodoptera frugiperda isolate SF20-4 chromosome 26, AGI-APGP_CSIRO_Sfru_2.0, whole genome shotgun sequence includes the following:
- the LOC118281723 gene encoding uncharacterized protein LOC118281723 isoform X2; its protein translation is MTVKMSRDIQLSCLLLVIMLSATGALKGHCNREEDLLQRCSMALPVLSSPEISFALTREELDKSCVELRMGIKCIDNYTNVCMEKHEQVVFRRIYAGITDVVQELCTRGPYQDEYLKHADCVKTVRSDYETCSKNYEVTLMTLGSHQQGDQYQTDQAGLVTSHEDHLRTVCCSFQEYLMCSEQTVQRSCGDEAALFTSAFLKRMASNIIKNFCFEYNRQECGLPDKGSHISHSVLLLSVASLTHLAFYASGNLVPT
- the LOC118281723 gene encoding uncharacterized protein LOC118281723 isoform X3, whose product is MTVKMSRDIQLSCLLLVIMLSATAGALKGHCNREEDLLQRCSMALPVLSSPEISFALTREELDKSCVELRMGIKCIDNYTNVCMEKHEQVVFRRIYAGITDVVQELCTRGPYQDEYLKHADCVKTVRSDYETCSKNYEVTLMTLGSHQQGDQYQTDQAGLVTSHEDHLRTVCCSFQEYLMCSEQTVQRSCGDEAALFTSAFLKRMASNIIKNFCFEYNRQECGLPDKGSHISHSVLLLSVASLTHLAFYASGNLVPT